The proteins below are encoded in one region of Nitrospinaceae bacterium:
- a CDS encoding MarR family transcriptional regulator: MTTKEKPAREGTNRATPTHAGDVEGALGQRFHQALHTLWSVMHPIDRETVCCHDITLTQWSLLRTLCEESSETLTMGYLAGKLGLTPSGLTRCSDPLVEREIIERGQKPGDRRVCCLEPTMKGFALWDEIRCECAEREGKLIEHLPQEESENFVVALEQLARAASTESKIES, encoded by the coding sequence ATGACCACTAAGGAAAAACCTGCCCGCGAGGGCACTAATAGGGCCACACCAACTCACGCAGGTGACGTCGAGGGGGCGCTTGGACAGCGCTTCCACCAGGCGCTTCACACCCTATGGTCAGTCATGCACCCCATCGACCGGGAGACTGTGTGTTGCCACGACATTACTCTGACGCAGTGGAGTCTTTTGCGCACCCTATGCGAGGAAAGCTCCGAGACGCTAACGATGGGATATCTCGCTGGAAAGCTGGGCCTCACACCTAGCGGACTGACGCGCTGTTCGGACCCACTGGTAGAGCGAGAGATTATCGAACGGGGTCAAAAACCGGGTGACCGGCGCGTGTGCTGTCTTGAGCCCACGATGAAGGGTTTTGCGCTCTGGGATGAGATTAGGTGCGAGTGTGCAGAGCGAGAGGGCAAGCTCATCGAGCATCTGCCGCAAGAGGAAAGCGAAAATTTCGTTGTCGCGCTTGAGCAACTTGCACGGGCAGCCTCGACCGAGTCGAAGATAGAGAGCTAG
- a CDS encoding cupin domain-containing protein: protein MNIIDLNKEKSFRPKLHTPVRLGKFPEGVVAVDCFAPGQIGPMHKHEESTEINFCYQGGGTMKTDEGKEAVLPGTFVIHPHGEYHEFENGPEETLLFRLRLGGDESIHRRAWRENPDWKPEDET, encoded by the coding sequence ATGAACATAATCGACCTGAACAAAGAAAAATCATTTCGTCCCAAGCTACACACGCCGGTGCGGCTGGGGAAATTCCCAGAGGGCGTCGTCGCGGTGGATTGCTTTGCGCCCGGGCAGATCGGCCCCATGCACAAGCACGAAGAATCCACGGAGATTAATTTTTGCTATCAGGGCGGCGGCACCATGAAGACAGATGAGGGCAAAGAGGCGGTCTTGCCCGGCACCTTCGTTATCCACCCGCACGGGGAGTATCACGAATTCGAAAACGGGCCGGAGGAAACCCTTCTCTTCCGCCTGCGCCTGGGTGGGGATGAGAGCATCCACCGCCGCGCGTGGCGGGAAAACCCTGACTGGAAGCCCGAGGACGAAACGTAG
- a CDS encoding cyclase family protein yields the protein MSLIDLTIPIREQMPVWPGDPSPSIRYTSSFEAGDHNNVSAATIGLHTGTHMDAPKHFIRGAGGMETISLDTLIGPARVIEIENPERVEAEELQGKNIEGATRFLIKTRNSASKWWKKPFDRAFCHMTEEAARLLLDAGMKLLGVDCLSVDGHAAAIADAPVHNLLLPAGVVLLEGLNLSGAAPGDYELIALPALFEDRDGAPARVVLRGL from the coding sequence GTGTCGCTTATCGATCTGACGATTCCTATCAGGGAGCAGATGCCGGTCTGGCCGGGCGATCCTTCGCCGAGCATACGGTACACAAGCTCTTTTGAGGCGGGAGATCACAACAACGTTAGCGCGGCGACTATCGGCCTTCACACCGGCACCCACATGGATGCGCCCAAGCATTTTATTCGCGGTGCGGGTGGGATGGAAACGATCTCGCTTGATACCCTTATTGGCCCGGCGCGGGTTATAGAAATTGAAAACCCTGAGCGTGTTGAGGCCGAGGAGTTGCAAGGAAAAAACATTGAAGGTGCGACAAGGTTCTTGATCAAAACGCGCAACTCGGCCTCAAAGTGGTGGAAAAAACCCTTTGATCGCGCTTTTTGTCACATGACCGAGGAGGCGGCGCGTCTGCTTCTCGATGCGGGAATGAAACTTTTGGGTGTCGATTGCCTCTCTGTCGATGGGCATGCGGCTGCCATCGCTGATGCGCCGGTGCACAATCTATTGCTCCCCGCAGGCGTTGTGTTGCTTGAGGGCCTCAATCTTTCGGGGGCCGCTCCTGGCGACTATGAGCTTATTGCGCTGCCCGCCCTATTTGAGGACAGGGACGGCGCGCCTGCGAGAGTAGTGTTAAGAGGTCTTTAG
- a CDS encoding isocitrate lyase/PEP mutase family protein: protein MTSQPAKLREMLTAPGLISSPGVWDGISAQVAAEAGFELLYMTGSGVSLGTHGLPDVGLLTLTEMAEACGRITSVVSLPVIADADTGYGNAVNAQRTLREFESAGASGIQFEDQISPKKCSHLSGREVIDAEEMCLKIAAAAQARKDPDFVIIARTDARESHGIDEAIRRCQAYSKAGADILFITGPEGEAELARIPLEVDAPCLLVVAWGAEKMAPSKLEKMGFKIAVYPGELQRISAFAMREAAKILKEKGSLESMAGRMLTYPQRFDLAGYDAIRKTESKFLPAE from the coding sequence ATGACTTCACAACCCGCCAAACTCAGAGAGATGCTCACCGCACCCGGCCTTATATCCTCACCCGGCGTTTGGGATGGCATTTCGGCCCAGGTCGCCGCCGAGGCGGGTTTCGAGCTTCTCTACATGACGGGCTCTGGTGTCTCGCTGGGAACCCACGGGCTGCCCGATGTAGGGCTCTTGACCCTCACCGAAATGGCCGAGGCCTGCGGGCGCATCACGTCGGTCGTCTCGCTTCCCGTTATCGCCGACGCCGACACGGGATACGGAAACGCCGTCAACGCTCAGCGTACCCTTCGTGAGTTCGAGAGTGCGGGTGCCTCGGGCATCCAGTTCGAAGACCAGATATCACCCAAAAAATGCAGCCACCTCTCCGGCCGGGAAGTAATCGACGCCGAGGAGATGTGTTTGAAAATTGCCGCCGCCGCGCAAGCGCGAAAAGACCCCGACTTCGTCATCATCGCTCGCACCGACGCCAGAGAGAGCCACGGCATTGACGAGGCCATCCGGCGCTGCCAGGCCTACAGCAAAGCAGGGGCCGATATCCTTTTTATCACCGGGCCCGAGGGCGAGGCGGAACTCGCCCGCATCCCCCTTGAAGTAGATGCGCCCTGCCTTCTTGTCGTCGCCTGGGGGGCAGAGAAAATGGCGCCCTCGAAACTAGAGAAGATGGGTTTTAAGATAGCCGTCTATCCTGGCGAGCTACAGCGAATTTCCGCTTTTGCCATGCGCGAGGCCGCAAAGATTTTAAAAGAGAAGGGATCGCTCGAATCAATGGCCGGGCGAATGCTTACCTACCCCCAACGTTTCGATTTGGCCGGATACGACGCCATCAGAAAAACAGAATCAAAATTCCTTCCCGCCGAATAG
- a CDS encoding 4a-hydroxytetrahydrobiopterin dehydratase: MRELASKECVPCKGGVPPLGGDELDSLKGQLGGEWEIIDSHHLEKDYRFPDFRAALDFTNRVGELAEAQGHHPDIYLAWGKVKVTIWTHKIDGLTESDFVFAAKSDAVL, translated from the coding sequence ATGAGAGAGTTGGCATCTAAGGAATGTGTGCCTTGCAAGGGTGGTGTCCCGCCCCTCGGGGGGGATGAACTGGATAGTCTGAAGGGTCAGCTAGGGGGTGAGTGGGAGATCATCGATTCGCATCATCTTGAAAAAGACTATAGGTTCCCGGATTTTCGTGCCGCACTCGATTTCACCAACAGGGTAGGGGAGCTTGCCGAGGCGCAAGGTCACCATCCGGACATCTATCTGGCCTGGGGGAAAGTTAAAGTGACGATCTGGACGCACAAGATCGATGGTTTAACCGAGAGCGACTTTGTCTTCGCCGCAAAGTCGGATGCGGTTCTTTAA
- a CDS encoding glycosyltransferase family 4 protein, which translates to MRIAFLNSWYADSAQGSGTAAAISGLRRGLENLGHQVEILSPNVSTPGFFRRLLYNIGLTTRSLASRFDLLVGFDIDGFLLSTSVSRSVCLFGVSAEEMQFERGWPRLYLAALSRLERQNARRAFRVIVPSEHSRRVAIDSYGLKADCVVVVPLGIDLEVWNVVDTYSTRRQNNPPTILSVARQYPRKNTTSLISAMPGVLRKVPDTRLRIVGGGPMLPMLRKQVASLGLEKSVEFTGELTTDDEVRKEFFEADVFALPSLQEGFGLVFLEAMAAGLPIVAARAAAVPEVVPDGEAGILVPPGDVDALAEALIRLLKDEKLRMEMGGAGRKRARFYIWEEKCSLLLKSLG; encoded by the coding sequence TTGCGAATTGCCTTCCTGAATTCCTGGTACGCCGATTCTGCCCAGGGTAGCGGTACGGCGGCGGCCATTTCGGGCCTGCGCCGCGGGCTTGAGAATTTAGGTCATCAGGTGGAAATTCTTTCTCCAAATGTTTCTACCCCGGGTTTTTTTAGGCGGCTTCTCTATAACATCGGGCTTACGACGCGCTCCTTGGCGAGCCGTTTTGATTTGCTCGTGGGATTCGATATCGACGGGTTTCTTCTTTCTACCTCGGTTAGCCGATCAGTGTGCCTCTTTGGTGTTTCAGCAGAGGAAATGCAATTTGAAAGGGGATGGCCGCGTCTCTATCTCGCTGCGTTGTCGCGGCTTGAGAGACAAAACGCCCGCCGGGCCTTTAGGGTGATCGTTCCCAGCGAGCACAGCCGGCGGGTTGCGATAGATTCTTACGGACTGAAGGCAGATTGTGTCGTGGTTGTTCCGCTGGGAATAGATCTTGAAGTTTGGAATGTGGTAGACACCTACTCGACTCGGCGCCAAAATAACCCTCCGACAATACTTTCTGTTGCACGCCAATACCCTCGAAAAAATACGACTTCGCTTATATCTGCGATGCCCGGTGTTCTTCGAAAGGTGCCTGATACACGTTTGCGAATTGTCGGTGGCGGTCCAATGTTGCCTATGTTGCGCAAGCAGGTGGCGTCGTTAGGACTTGAAAAATCAGTTGAATTTACAGGTGAATTGACTACTGATGACGAAGTGAGGAAGGAGTTTTTTGAGGCCGATGTTTTTGCGCTGCCTAGTCTTCAGGAGGGGTTCGGCCTGGTTTTCCTTGAGGCGATGGCTGCCGGGCTCCCCATCGTAGCTGCACGCGCTGCCGCTGTTCCCGAAGTGGTTCCGGATGGGGAGGCTGGAATCCTCGTTCCGCCCGGAGATGTCGATGCGCTTGCCGAGGCGCTCATTCGTTTACTGAAAGATGAAAAACTGCGGATGGAGATGGGGGGCGCAGGACGAAAGCGAGCGCGTTTTTATATATGGGAGGAGAAATGCTCGTTGCTTCTTAAGTCGCTCGGATAA
- a CDS encoding cyclic nucleotide-binding domain-containing protein, with protein sequence MPTAFGSRFAAQRAELLKRVANIGIFQILNDDERHELLVHGVMHNFNDDEIIFEEGSLEDRSIYFIVSGEIEVQLGGYDKDGSNTVATLAVGDIMGEMSMFNNQPRSATTKSKGHSTLLQLDFDKLLHHPSSNPSPNLTIKILTHIAESLSDKISNMNTVLMHMASGYPSDLRSNEHFSSHI encoded by the coding sequence ATGCCCACCGCATTCGGTTCCAGGTTCGCGGCTCAAAGAGCAGAGTTGCTCAAACGCGTTGCCAACATTGGTATTTTTCAAATACTTAACGACGATGAACGCCATGAACTGCTTGTCCATGGTGTCATGCATAATTTCAACGATGACGAAATTATTTTTGAGGAAGGCTCGCTCGAAGACCGTTCAATTTACTTCATTGTAAGTGGGGAGATCGAAGTTCAACTCGGGGGCTATGATAAAGACGGCTCTAACACTGTGGCTACCCTCGCCGTAGGCGATATCATGGGCGAGATGTCAATGTTCAACAATCAACCTCGATCCGCCACGACAAAATCAAAAGGCCACTCGACACTCCTTCAACTCGATTTTGACAAACTGCTGCACCACCCGTCCTCAAATCCGTCTCCTAATTTGACGATTAAAATACTCACCCACATTGCCGAGAGTCTCAGCGACAAGATTTCAAATATGAACACCGTCCTGATGCATATGGCCTCGGGTTATCCGAGCGACTTAAGAAGCAACGAGCATTTCTCCTCCCATATATAA